One window from the genome of Drosophila albomicans strain 15112-1751.03 chromosome 2L, ASM965048v2, whole genome shotgun sequence encodes:
- the LOC117563239 gene encoding glutathione S-transferase C-terminal domain-containing protein homolog, translating into MDQLYVEIEISTQNAKSETTIYTSVPSFLALYTYRYLKEPPNVKINFVATKITTGKIALRSSQLRRELTEEHITCREAATLPALKDLRLPIYEKNGNIFIAGTCAVCRELIARQPSVQLRQLLGFKGSCLLAPAEASIWTRYCEVDVVNLVSQLQRGELPLREVPLEVVRFEQHMNQPVRMHNIYKLAREQANQSANNGLPVKRKERIQIECTTPKEQLLIEHRFAEGISFTIADLILYPLLRLVFQHCAQMLPHFPLTSTWFSEIDAFDRNCARILHELYVPILVAPAENTQLLSIPDCEEASLYKADPKRYRPRNRIYTSQAEVEAALDKLQQLELQFSADCEQSYGEQTIDWRSIEPTHAKSSALPEERLERKRQQLENMANAVVSLAQPGDRIVDFCSGTGHLAILLALKLPKCLVIVLENKAFSLAHAQKRAAELQLSNCVFYQCNIDYFMGSFDIGASLHACGTATDIVLQQCRRVNARFVCCPCCYGSLQPMPHISYPLSERFRKVLDTKDYLYIAHTADQAHELGTTNCKPETTLQGLHCMCVVDTDRKLQAEEAGYKVILTRLKPEQCTPKNHLLVGRI; encoded by the exons ATGGATCAACTGTATGTGGAGATTGAAATAAGCacgcaaaatgcaaaaagtgaGACAACAATTTACACCAGCGTGCCTTCGTTTCTTGCGCTCTACACATATCGCTACCTAAAAGAGCCGCCCAACGTCAAAATCAACTTTGTGGCCACCAAAATCACTACAGGCAAAATAGCTTTACGCAGCTCCCAGCTGCGACGTGAACTGACCGAGGAACATATTACTTGCCGAGAGGCAGCAACATTGCCCGCATTAAAGGATCTCCGGCTGCCCATCTATGAGAAGAATGGAAATATCTTCATAGCAGGCACTTGTGCCGTGTGCAGGGAGCTGATTGCACGACAGCCCAGCGTACAATTGCGTCAGCTATTGGGCTTCAAGGGTAGCTGTCTCTTGGCGCCTGCTGAAGCTTCCATCTGGACACGTTATTGTGAAGTGGATGTGGTTAATCTGGTCAGTCAGCTGCAGCGGGGTGAACTGCCTTTGCGCGAAGTCCCACTCGAAGTGGTGCGTTTTGAGCAGCACATGAATCAACCGGTGCGCATGCACAACATCTATAAACTAGCCAGGGAACAGGCAAATCAGAGTGCTAACAATGGTTTGCCGGTGAAGCGCAAGGAACGCATACAAATCGAATGCACCACGCCGAAGGAGCAACTGCTAATTGAGCATCGATTTGCCGAGGGCATTAGCTTCACCATTGCCGATCTCATTCTATATCCACTGCTGCGTCTAGTCTTCCAGCACTGCGCTCAAATGCTGCCGCATTTTCCACTCACCAGCACTTGGTTTAGTGAG ATCGATGCCTTCGACAGGAACTGTGCACGAATACTGCATGAGCTGTATGTGCCCATCTTGGTGGCGCCTGCGGAGAATACACAGCTGCTTAGCATACCCGACTGTGAGGAAGCCAGTCTCTATAAAGCCGATCCGAAGCGTTATCGCCCAAGGAATCGTATTTACACTAGTCAAGCGGAAGTTGAAGCCGCCCTGGACAAACTGCAGCAATTGGAGCTGCAATTTAGCGCCGATTGCGAACAAAGTTATGGCGAGCAAACCATCGACTGGCGTAGCATTGAGCCAACGCATGCCAAGAGCTCAGCGCTGCCGGAGGAACGGCTAGAACGCAAGCGACAGCAACTAGAGAATATGGCCAATGCTGTAGTCTCGCTTGCACAGCCAGGAGATCGCATTGTGGACTTTTGCAGTGGCACTGGACACTTGGCCATTTTGTTGGCGTTAAAGCTGCCCAAGTGTCTGGTTATTGTGCTGGAGAATAAGGCATTTTCCTTGGCGCATGCACAGAAACGAGCCGCCGAGTTGCAGCTGAGTAATTGCGTGTTTTATCAGTGCAATATTGACTACTTTATGGGCAGCTTTGACATTGGTGCTTCGTTGCACGCATGTGGAACTGCCACTGACATTGTACTGCAGCAGTGTCGTCGTGTAAATGCACGTTTTGTCTGCTGTCCCTGCTGCTATGGGTCGTTGCAACCCATGCCACACATCTCGTATCCGTTGAGTGAACGCTTTCGCAAAGTGCTCGATACAAAggattatttgtatattgctCACACAGCGGATCAGGCGCATGAGCTGGGCACCACGAATTGCAAGCCGGAGACAACTTTGCAGGGTCTGCATTGCATGTGTGTGGTGGACACGGATCGAAAGCTGCAAGCGGAGGAGGCAGGTTACAAGGTGATCTTGACCCGCCTTAAGCCTGAGCAATGTACTCCAAAGAATCATTTGCTTGTAGGACGCATTTAA
- the LOC117563246 gene encoding NEDD8, whose protein sequence is MLIKVKTLTGKEIEIDIEPTDKVDRIKERVEEKEGIPPQQQRLIFSGKQMNDDKTAADYKVQGGSVLHLVLALRGGN, encoded by the exons ATGTTGATCAAAGTAAAG ACATTGACGGGCAAGGAAATCGAGATTGACATTGAACCCACAGACAAGGTGGATCGCATCAAGGAGCGTGTGGAGGAAAAAGAAGGCATACCTCCGCAGCAACAGCGTCTCATCTTTTCCGGCAAACAAAT GAACGATGACAAAACGGCGGCGGATTACAAAGTGCAAGGTGGCTCCGTGCTGCATTTGGTGTTGGCTCTGCGAGGTGGCAACTAG
- the LOC117563430 gene encoding exonuclease 1: MGITGLIPFLEKASAKVHLKSLRGSTVAVDTYCWLHKGVFGCAEKLARGEETDIYIQYCLKYVQMLLSYDIKPILVFDGQHLPAKALTEQRRRESRQQSKKRAAELLRLGRTEEARSQMRRCVDVTHEMALRLIQECRERHVDCIVAPYEADAQMAWLNKAGIAQYIVTEDSDLTLFGAQKIIFKLDLTGAGLLVEADKIHLAMGCREERYNFDKFRRMCIMSGCDYLDSLPGIGLAKACKFMLKTEQDDMRIALKKIPQYLNMRQLEVDDEYIENFMKAEATFKHMYIYNPLERRMERLCALEDYKTDESYCSNAGSLLSDSEVAFNLALGNLNPFTLKRLDSWHPDHSADTKKPAKQMKRSTHKSIWQKNFNAKQSPAKLKQSNCALFFKKVDFVTQAIDAEIEANQRQELAKPTEAELSSMYSLGVKRKRSPSESSCHSTPPSSPAQSRSRHNPFAKEAPQRSPVVCENGSLLRLLSPNKQSPQRASDERSSRPDTTRVNALKRSIFAKEQVEVRSRFFSTQTDKAIECKAMEEVEQSPKQTGTQAIKRMECKVENVEQSPNLTSTQVTKRMECKEVQQSPKKTSIQATNKMECKVEKPLEEVQQSPKESKPAVVVLSSCDSDDSSSLSATLPSSQEAAMPTKTKTPPKLPPSARRVGLSRPKTSKRSIPNAKTAKNDDNQTKLSMFGFQKRPVLK; the protein is encoded by the exons aTGGGCATCACGGGACTGATTCCGTTCCTGGAGAAGGCATCAGCCAAAGTGCACCTAAAGAGCTTGCGCGGTAGTACGGTCGCTGTCGACACTTATTGCTGGCTACACAAAGGGGTCTTCGGTTGTGCCGAGAAATTGGCGCGCGGCGAGGAAACggatatttatatacaatactgCCTGAAGTATGTGCAAATGCTGCTCTCCTATGACATCAAACCCATACTCGTATTCGATGGCCAGCATCTACCAGCTAAAGCGCTAACTGAGCAGCGACGTCGCGAATCCCGTCAGCAGAGCAAAAAGAGAGCAGCGGAGCTGTTGCGTCTTGGACGCACTGAGGAGGCGCGTTCCCAGATGCGTCGCTGTGTGGATGTTACCCACGAGATGGCGCTGCGTCTCATCCAGGAGTGTCGCGAGCGTCATGTCGATTGCATTGTGGCACCCTACGAAGCCGATGCTCAGATGGCGTGGCTGAATAAAGCCGGCATTGCACAGTATATTGTGACTGAGGACTCGGATCTGACATTATTCGGTGCACAAAAGATCATCTTTAAATTGGACCTGACTGGCGCAGGTCTGTTAGTCGAGGCGGATAAAATACACCTGGCCATGGGATGTCGCGAGGAGCGTTATAATTTCGACAAGTTCCGACGCATGTGCATCATGTCGGGATGTGATTACCTCGACTCCTTGCCGGGCATTGGACTGGCCAAAGCCTGTAAATTTATGCTCAAGACGGAGCAGGACGATATGCGCATAGCATTGAAAAAGATACCGCAATATCTCAATATGCGGCAGCTTGAG GTTGATGATGAGTATATTGAGAACTTTATGAAGGCTGAGGCCACTTTTAAACACATGTACATCTACAATCCACTGGAACGGCGCATGGAACGTTTATGTGCATTAGAGGATTATAAGACTGATGAAAGCTACTGCAGCAATGCTGGTTCATTGCTGTCAGATAGCGAAGTGGCCTTTAATCTGGCCTTGGGCAACCTAAATCCCTTCACACTTAAGCGCCTGGATAGCTGGCATCCAGATCACAGTGCTGACACAAAAAAACCAGCGAAGCAAATGAAgcgcagcacacacaaaagcatatggcaaaagaatttcaatgcaaaacaATCTCCAGCCAAATTGAAGCAATCAAATTGTGCGCTGTTTTTCAAGAAGGTTGATTTCGTGACTCAAGCTATTGACGCAGAGATCGAAGCCAATCAGCGACAAGAGCTAGCCAAACCCACCGAAGCAGAGCTATCCAGCATGTATAGCTTGGGTGTGAAGCGCAAGCGTAGTCCCAGCGAAAGCAGCTGCCACTCAACGCCACCTTCATCGCCGGCTCAAAGTCGCAGCCGGCACAATCCGTTTGCCAAAGAAGCCCCGCAACGTTCGCCAGTAGTCTGCGAGAATGGATCGCTGCTGCGTCTGCTAAGTCCTAATAAACAAAGTCCACAACGCGCGTCCGACGAACGCAGCAGCAGACCGGATACAACTCGTGTGAATGCGCTGAAGCGCAGCATCTTTGCCAAGGAGCAGGTGGAGGTTAGAAGTCGTTTCTTTAGCACACAAACAGATAAAGCTATAGAATGCAAGGCTATGGAAGAAGTGGAGCAGAGTCCTAAGCAAACTGGCACCCAAGCGATCAAGAGAATGGAATGCAAAGTGGAAAATGTGGAACAGAGTCCCAATCTAACTAGCACTCAAGTGACTAAAAGAATGGAATGCAAAGAAGTGCAGCAGAGTCCCAAGAAAACTAGCATTCAAGCAACTAACAAAATGGAATGCAAAGTAGAGAAACCTTTGGAAGAAGTGCAGCAAAGTCCAAAGGAATCAAAACCAGCTGTTGTAGTGCTCTCATCCTGCGATTCAGACGACTCCAGCTCGTTGTCAGCTACATTGCCCAGCAGCCAGGAAGCTGCTATGCCCACCAAGACTAAAACACCGCCTAAACTGCCGCCAAGTGCACGACGCGTTGGCTTATCAAGGCCTAAGACAAGCAAGCGAAGCATTCCCAATGCAAAGACTGCCAAAAATGATGACAATCAAACGAAGCTCAGCATGTTTGGGTTCCAAAAGCGACCTGTCCTTAAATGA